From the Lathyrus oleraceus cultivar Zhongwan6 chromosome 4, CAAS_Psat_ZW6_1.0, whole genome shotgun sequence genome, one window contains:
- the LOC127076144 gene encoding 60S acidic ribosomal protein P1-2: protein MSLGEVACSYSLMILHDDNIAVTGDKISTLLKAAKVDVEAYWPNLFAKLAEKKNLDDLILNAAGGGAPASVSAPVAAASATAVAAPTEEKKEEPKEESDDDMGFSLFD from the exons ATGTCGCTCGGAGAGGTTGCTTGCAGCTACTCGCTTATGATCCTTCATGATGATAACATCGCAGTCACT GGTGACAAAATCTCAACATTGTTGAAAGCGGCAAAGGTTGATGTTGAAGCTTATTGGCCAAACTTGTTTGCCAAACTTGCCGAGAAGAAAAACCTTGATGATTTGATTTTGAATGCCGCCGGAGGTGGGGCTCCTGCTTCTGTTTCAGCCCCAGTTGCTGCTGCTTCTGCCACGGCAGTTGCTGCTCCAACCGAGGAGAAGAAG GAAGAACCAAAGGAAGAAAGTGATGATGACATGGGATTCAGCTTGTTTGATTAG
- the LOC127076145 gene encoding granule-bound starch synthase 1, chloroplastic/amyloplastic — protein sequence MLHYQNTKMATVTASSNIVSRTSHVNLPTVSCEFKTAPMRLGSIRKANTHNGLRVLNSLDELLNRTPIKMKGVQSRKKGVQRKNVRPKGIIVCGMNLIFVGTEVAPWSKTGGLGDVLGGLPPALAANGHRVMTVTPRYDQYKDAWDTNVTIEVKVGDRTEKVRFFHCFKRGVDRVFVDHPIFLEKVWGKTGTKLYGPAAGDDYQDNQLRFSIFCQAALEAARVLNLKSNKYYSGPYGEDVIFVANDWHTALISCYMKSMYQSIGIFRNAKVVFCIHNIAYQGRFAFTDYSLLNLPDQFKSSFDFLDGHVKPIVGRKINWMKAGIIESHRVLTVSPYYAQELVSGPDKGVELDNILRRVGVTGIVNGMDVQEWNPSTDKYISIKYDASTVLEGKALLKEELQAEVGLPVDKNVPLIAFIGRLEEQKGSDILVEAIPQFIKENVQIVALGTGKKEMEKQLQQLEISYPDKARGVAKFNVPLAHMMIAGADFILIPSRFEPCGLIQLQAMRYGTVPIVASTGGLVDTVKEGFTGFQMGSFNVECDAVDPVDVDAIAKTVTKALGVYGTSAFAEMIKNCMAQELSWKGPAKKWEEVLLNLGVPDSEPGIDGEEIAPQAKENVATP from the exons ATGCTTCATTACCAG AATACAAAAATGGCAACAGTGACTGCTTCAAGTAACATAGTATCCAGAACCTCTCATGTCAATTTACCAACTGTTTCATGTGAGTTTAAAACGGCACCAATGAGACTTGGTTCTATAAGGAAAGCCAATACTCATAATGGACTCAGAGTTTTGAACTCGTTGGACGAGTTACTAAATAGGACGCCGATTAAAATGAAGGGAGTGCAATCGAGGAAGAAGGGTGTTCAGAGAAAGAATGTTAGGCCTAAAGGTATTATAGTTTGTGGCATGAATTTGATCTTTGTTGGAACTGAGGTTGCTCCGTGGAGCAAAACTGGTGGTTTAGGTGATGTTCTTGGAGGTCTTCCACCAGCATTAGCA GCTAATGGGCACAGAGTTATGACCGTCACTCCGCGTTATGACCAATACAAAGATGCATGGGATACAAATGTAACAATCGAG GTAAAAGTAGGAGATAGAACAGAAAAAGTCCGCTTCTTCCATTGCTTTAAACGAGGAGTTGATCGCGTTTTTGTAGATCACCCTATATTTCTTGAAAAG GTTTGGGGGAAAACTGGAACAAAACTTTATGGCCCTGCCGCAGGAGACGATTACCAAGATAATCAACTACGTTTTAGCATCTTCTGTCAG GCAGCTCTGGAAGCAGCGAGAGTTCTGAATCTTAAGAGCAATAAATATTACTCAGGACCATATG GTGAAGATGTCATTTTCGTCGCCAATGATTGGCACACCGCCCTTATCTCATGCTACATGAAATCCATGTACCAATCAATTGGCATCTTTAGGAATGCCAAA GTTGTTTTTTGTATCCACAACATTGCTTACCAAGGAAGATTTGCATTCACCGACTATTCACTTCTCAATCTCCCTGACCAATTTAAAAGCTCCTTTGACTTCCTTGATGG GCATGTTAAACCAATTGTTGGAAGAAAAATCAATTGGATGAAAGCTGGAATTATAGAATCTCATCGAGTTTTAACTGTTAGTCCATACTATGCACAAGAACTAGTGTCAGGCCCAGATAAAGGAGTTGAGTTGGACAACATTCTTCGCCGAGTTGGTGTTACTGGAATCGTAAATGGCATGGATGTTCAAGAGTGGAATCCATCCACCGACAAATATATAAGTATCAAATACGATGCCTCAACA GTATTGGAAGGAAAAGCTCTTCTGAAAGAAGAACTGCAAGCAGAAGTTGGATTGCCGGTTGACAAAAATGTTCCTCTCATTGCTTTCATCGGTAGGCTTGAAGAGCAAAAAGGTTCTGATATTCTTGTAGAAGCCATTCCTCAATTTATAAAGGAGAATGTTCAAATAGTCGCACTA GGAACGGGAAAAAAAGAAATGGAAAAGCAACTTCAGCAACTTGAAATATCATACCCTGACAAGGCCAGAGGAGTTGCGAAATTCAATGTTCCCCTAGCTCATATGATGATTGCAGGAGCTGATTTTATCTTGATTCCAAGTAGATTTGAGCCTTGCGGTCTCATTCAGTTACAAGCTATGCGCTATGGAACG GTACCTATTGTTGCCTCGACGGGTGGATTAGTGGACACAGTCAAAGAAGGTTTTACTGGATTTCAGATGGGTTCCTTCAATGTTGAA TGTGATGCTGTGGACCCTGTTGATGTGGATGCTATAGCAAAGACTGTCACAAAGGCCCTTGGAGTCTATGGAACTTCAGCATTTGCAGAAATGATCAAGAATTGCATGGCTCAAGAACTTTCATGGAAG GGACCTGCTAAGAAGTGGGAGGAAGTGCTGCTAAATTTGGGAGTTCCTGACAGTGAACCTGGAATTGATGGAGAAGAAATTGCTCCACAGGCAAAGGAAAATGTGGCAACTCCATGA